The Panicum virgatum strain AP13 chromosome 5K, P.virgatum_v5, whole genome shotgun sequence genome has a window encoding:
- the LOC120705606 gene encoding uncharacterized protein LOC120705606 isoform X4 has translation MGLPFRRKKVTSEWRSSVRPVLWRCQWLELRMKELLSQVSKYDRELALIKKEKELQQAVSKANGSMSEPVQIHKGHGNSIMKRRKRKRHEQNVDASLYINKHEILSYYNDKKNKGAETGDLFVDDDCGGTDDGTIRVGLDTVTLLDSENYDVIFEQLTLKDTLMTIDGLQSRVNLLQDLLSKAHSGGESLVLSEENSHVRVPRKRQHTQKRTFSFTKCRYTKPQKMKNLNILLKDDDGPAVVGRPALVDRQIDAHIKDANRSGECNHSREKAGTVDLLLGTDNYIPNGHIGDLYKENIDDILIDNQAANEAFQRFGKANHLPSGTLSKGRNISGPAEIKNFCAPAAPVVEPVSRQSKQELDLMKRREKGSVFTKKQRKDASKTPAAEEKTERTPSAAKKKTGGTPSAAAVERTESTPSGVTGRGTMTARSAGEKRKTGNEPVKT, from the exons ATGGGATTGCCCTTCAGAAGGAAAAAGGTGACATCTGAGTGGAGGAGTTCTGTTCGTCCAGTTCTGTGGAGATGTCAGTGGTTAGAGTTGCGTATGAAGGAGCTGTTGTCTCAAGTATCAAAGTATGACAGGGAGCTTGCTCTaatcaagaaagaaaaggaactaCAACAGGCAGTAAGCAAAGCAAATGGTTCTATGTCAGAACCGGTGCAGATTCACAAAGGCCATGGGAACAGTATCATGAAAAGGAGAAAGAGGAAGAGACATGAACAAAATGTGGATGCGTCCTTGTACATCAACAAGCACGAGATATTATCGTACTACAATG ataaaaaaaataagggAGCTGAAACTGGTGATCTCTTTGTTGATGACGATTGTGGCGGTACAG ATGATGGCACTATCAGAGTTGGGCTTGACACTGTTACATTGCTCGATTCCGAGAATTATGATGTGATTTTTGAGCAACTTACTTTAAAGGACACTCTCATGACAATTGATGGGCTCCAGTCTAGAGTTAATCTGCTGCAAGATCTTCTCAGCAAGGCTCATTCTGGAGGAGAAAGTTTGGTACTTTCTGAGGAAAATTCTCATGTCAGGGTGCCTCGGAAGAGGCAACATACTCAAAAGCGCACATTCTCTTTTACCAAGTGTCGATATACTAAACCACAGAAAATGAAGAATCTAAACATTTTGCTGAAGGATGATGATGGGCCAGCTGTTGTAGGCAGACCTGCTTTGGTTGACAGGCAAATTGATGCTCATATAAAAGATGCAAATAGAAGTGGAGAGTGCAATCACTCGAGGGAAAAAGCAGGCACAGTGGACCTACTCTTGGGTACTGACAATTACATACCAAATGGTCATATTGGGGATTTATACAAAGAA AACATTGATGATATCCTCATAGACAATCAAGCAGCCAATGAAGCGTTTCAGCGGTTTGGTAAGGCCAACCATCTGCCTTCTGGAACTTTGTCCAAAGGCCGTAACATTTCTGGTCCTGCAGAAATTAAGAACTTTTGTGCTCCAGCGGCTCCAGTGGTGGAGCCTGTCTCCCGTCAGAGCAAGCAGGAGCTGGATCTTATgaagaggagggagaaaggctCTGTTTTTACCAAGAAGCAGAGGAAAGATGCCTCCAAAACACCTGCAGCAGAGGAGAAAACTGAGCGCACGCCCTCAGCTGCAAAGAAGAAGACTGGGGGCACACCCTCTGCTGCGGCAGTGGAGAGAACTGAGAGCACACCCTCTGGTGTAACAGGGAGGGGAACCATGACCGCTCGCTCAGCTGGGGAGAAGCGCAAAACTGGAAATGAACCTGTGAAGACATGA
- the LOC120705605 gene encoding transcription factor GTE4-like isoform X2 yields the protein MASGPPSPSGKPYSRKSHGSSKAPSVPSFDAHSNGPLLPSVTFSLPSTPASRRELRRRLSAELAQVRAASKRLNSLPAPAPSSALSATDPSTPLPPQPPASKHKSKKGGGAPHPQPHLSAEARRKLYAPVFKSCSALLTRLMKHKHSWVFNKPVDASALGLHDYHTIITKPMDLGTVKSKLAAGQYKSPREFAGDVRLTFQNAMTYNPKGQDVHFMAEQLLNMFEEKWSEIEAEVAQLSPQPPTPSSAAPRKPKEIDNSRVLERSDSTVQAAGVEATPKPHTGRPPVLKKPKAREPNKRDMTFWEKQRLSNNLQDLPPEKLDNVVQIIKKRNLSLSQHDDEIEVDIDSFDVETLWELDRFVTNYKKSITKNKRKAELSAVRPDEAEAEAEPEPEPEPDQELEKIEHARQDEADQDQIPAVQEPIPEPEAVDAEPPKENAAGHLEDPKGETAGRSSSSGSSSSDSGSSSSDTDTDSSSADGSDAAQSPRT from the exons ATGGCCTCcgggccgccctcgccgtccggCAAGCCCTACTCCCGCAAATCCCACGGCAGCTCCAAGGCCCCCAGCGTCCCCTCCTTCGACGCCCACAGCAACGGCCCGCTCCTCCCCAGCGTCACCTTCTCGCTGCCCTCCACGCCCGCCTCCCGccgggagctccgccgccgcctctctgcCGAACTCGCCCAGGTGCGCGCCGCCTCCAAGCGACTCAACTCCCTCCCGGCtccggccccctcctccgcgCTCTCCGCCACCGACCCCTCCACGCCGCTCCCCCCGCAGCCGCCGGCGTCCAAGCACAAGTCCAAGAAGGGCGGGGGAGCCCCGCACCCGCAGCCGCACCTctcggcggaggcgcggcgcaAGCTCTACGCTCCCGTGTTCAAGAGCTGCTCCGCGCTGCTCACCAGGCTGATGAAGCACAAGCACAGCTGGGTGTTCAACAAGCCGGTTGATGCGAGCGCGCTTGGCCTGCACGACTACCATACCATCATCACCAAGCCCATGGACCTCGGCACAGTCAAATCAAAGCTAGCGGCCGGGCAATACAAGTCGCCACGGGAATTCGCCGGGGATGTGCGTCTTACGTTCCAGAACGCCATGACGTACAACCCCAAGGGGCAGGACGTGCACTTCATGGCCGAGCAGCTGCTGAACATGTTTGAGGAGAAGTGGTCGGAGATTGAAGCTGAGGTTGCGCAACTATCACCACAGCCTCCTACACCGTCGTCGGCTGCACCCAGGAAACCAAAGGAGATAGACAATTCTAGGGTGTTAGAGAGGTCGGATTCGACCGTCCAAGCTGCCGGGGTGGAGGCTACACCGAAGCCGCACACTGGCAGACCCCCAGTTTTAAAGAAGCCCAAGGCAAGGGAGCCAAATAAGAGGGATATGACCTTCTGGGAGAAGCAGCGGCTTAGCAATAACCTCCAGGATTTGCCACCGGAGAAGCTAGACAATGTTGTTCAGATCATAAAGAAGAGGAACCTGTCACTCAGCCAGCATGATGATGAGATTGAGGTTGATATTGATAGCTTTGATGTTGAAACATTATGGGAGCTTGACAGATTTGTGACAAACTATAAGAAGAGTATAACTAAGAATAAGCGGAAGGCTGAGCTTTCCGCAGTAAGGCCAGatgaggccgaggccgaggctgaGCCTGAGCCTGAGCCTGAGCCTGATCAAGAGCTGGAGAAGATAGAGCACGCGAGGCAGGATGAGGCAGATCAGGATCAGATTCCTGCAGTACAAGAACCG ATTCCAGAACCAGAAGCAGTTGATGCTGAACCACCTAAGGAAAATGCAGCAG GTCATTTGGAAGATCCAAAGGGAGAGACTGCTGGTAGATCAAGTAGTTCGGGAAGCTCTAGCAGTGACTCTGGCTCGTCCTCTAGTG ATACGGACACAGATAGTTCATCAGCAGATGGCTCTGATGCTGCACAGTCACCCAGAACGTAG
- the LOC120705605 gene encoding transcription factor GTE4-like isoform X1: MASGPPSPSGKPYSRKSHGSSKAPSVPSFDAHSNGPLLPSVTFSLPSTPASRRELRRRLSAELAQVRAASKRLNSLPAPAPSSALSATDPSTPLPPQPPASKHKSKKGGGAPHPQPHLSAEARRKLYAPVFKSCSALLTRLMKHKHSWVFNKPVDASALGLHDYHTIITKPMDLGTVKSKLAAGQYKSPREFAGDVRLTFQNAMTYNPKGQDVHFMAEQLLNMFEEKWSEIEAEVAQLSPQPPTPSSAAPRKPKEIDNSRVLERSDSTVQAAGVEATPKPHTGRPPVLKKPKAREPNKRDMTFWEKQRLSNNLQDLPPEKLDNVVQIIKKRNLSLSQHDDEIEVDIDSFDVETLWELDRFVTNYKKSITKNKRKAELSAVRPDEAEAEAEPEPEPEPDQELEKIEHARQDEADQDQIPAVQEPIPEPEAVDAEPPKENAADDNERYVGESSPGHLEDPKGETAGRSSSSGSSSSDSGSSSSDTDTDSSSADGSDAAQSPRT, encoded by the exons ATGGCCTCcgggccgccctcgccgtccggCAAGCCCTACTCCCGCAAATCCCACGGCAGCTCCAAGGCCCCCAGCGTCCCCTCCTTCGACGCCCACAGCAACGGCCCGCTCCTCCCCAGCGTCACCTTCTCGCTGCCCTCCACGCCCGCCTCCCGccgggagctccgccgccgcctctctgcCGAACTCGCCCAGGTGCGCGCCGCCTCCAAGCGACTCAACTCCCTCCCGGCtccggccccctcctccgcgCTCTCCGCCACCGACCCCTCCACGCCGCTCCCCCCGCAGCCGCCGGCGTCCAAGCACAAGTCCAAGAAGGGCGGGGGAGCCCCGCACCCGCAGCCGCACCTctcggcggaggcgcggcgcaAGCTCTACGCTCCCGTGTTCAAGAGCTGCTCCGCGCTGCTCACCAGGCTGATGAAGCACAAGCACAGCTGGGTGTTCAACAAGCCGGTTGATGCGAGCGCGCTTGGCCTGCACGACTACCATACCATCATCACCAAGCCCATGGACCTCGGCACAGTCAAATCAAAGCTAGCGGCCGGGCAATACAAGTCGCCACGGGAATTCGCCGGGGATGTGCGTCTTACGTTCCAGAACGCCATGACGTACAACCCCAAGGGGCAGGACGTGCACTTCATGGCCGAGCAGCTGCTGAACATGTTTGAGGAGAAGTGGTCGGAGATTGAAGCTGAGGTTGCGCAACTATCACCACAGCCTCCTACACCGTCGTCGGCTGCACCCAGGAAACCAAAGGAGATAGACAATTCTAGGGTGTTAGAGAGGTCGGATTCGACCGTCCAAGCTGCCGGGGTGGAGGCTACACCGAAGCCGCACACTGGCAGACCCCCAGTTTTAAAGAAGCCCAAGGCAAGGGAGCCAAATAAGAGGGATATGACCTTCTGGGAGAAGCAGCGGCTTAGCAATAACCTCCAGGATTTGCCACCGGAGAAGCTAGACAATGTTGTTCAGATCATAAAGAAGAGGAACCTGTCACTCAGCCAGCATGATGATGAGATTGAGGTTGATATTGATAGCTTTGATGTTGAAACATTATGGGAGCTTGACAGATTTGTGACAAACTATAAGAAGAGTATAACTAAGAATAAGCGGAAGGCTGAGCTTTCCGCAGTAAGGCCAGatgaggccgaggccgaggctgaGCCTGAGCCTGAGCCTGAGCCTGATCAAGAGCTGGAGAAGATAGAGCACGCGAGGCAGGATGAGGCAGATCAGGATCAGATTCCTGCAGTACAAGAACCG ATTCCAGAACCAGAAGCAGTTGATGCTGAACCACCTAAGGAAAATGCAGCAG ATGACAATGAGAGATATGTGGGTGAATCATCACCAGGTCATTTGGAAGATCCAAAGGGAGAGACTGCTGGTAGATCAAGTAGTTCGGGAAGCTCTAGCAGTGACTCTGGCTCGTCCTCTAGTG ATACGGACACAGATAGTTCATCAGCAGATGGCTCTGATGCTGCACAGTCACCCAGAACGTAG